The following coding sequences lie in one Lolium perenne isolate Kyuss_39 chromosome 2, Kyuss_2.0, whole genome shotgun sequence genomic window:
- the LOC127332606 gene encoding uncharacterized protein, whose product MFALFGFKTEENVRAADVKPNIPIPNYGLHDCEGADMFVDDKAPNEPLIVWDERHPHMDVGTPYPNMVAFRKAIKQFAINGEFEYGTKKNEPERFRAFCKGCEASNTTYLQLNKWKSDKYDIPILEESFRSLYNYKAEIELRSPGSIVEIDTTTVAALKPCIDGFLNGCRPYISIDSTHLNGKWNGQLAVVTALDGHNWMFLVAYGFIESENGDNWAWFMNQLKKAIGDLPVLAVCTDACKGLENAIKRVFPEAEQRECFRHMYHNFQKYFHGDVFGRLWPAARAYRLEVYQHHMAKVYAASDKVLPYLSNYHNLLWMRCMFNPQIKCDYINNNLAECFNAWVKDIKDLPIVQLADKIREMIMELFRKRRMIGERFVGLILPFVIHQLNAKTRGLGHLKAKASADWSAEVTNINKDGERHVVKTLTHECTCLQWQHTGKPCDHALAFINVLQARNFVNMEDYVHEYYSVSRFRAAYEGAIEPLTDKNQWPQVDTGFVLRPPIPTSKKAAGRTRKQRIKAWWEGGTRKGALNKCKRCGELGHRESGCPNNGTKKRNGKGKKNMSPWFDVSVSNLVPSTPTKNQAAATTSSPGPTTRSQAAAATTSSPGPVTRSQSAASTPLKSPPAKGKKMTPKKRKSSDL is encoded by the exons ATGTTTGCTCTGTTTGGTTTTAAAACAGAGGAGAATGTGCGAGCTGCTGATGTGAAGCCAAATATTCCTATTCCTAATTATGGCCTACATGATTGTGAGGGTGCTGATATGTTTGTCGATGATAAGGCTCCAAATGAGCCACTTATTGTGTGGGACGAACGGCACCCGCATATGGATGTTGGGACGCCATATCCTAATATGGTTGCATTTAGAAAGGCCATAAAACAATTTGCTATCAATGGGGAGTTTGAATATGGCACTAAAAAAAATGAGCCAGAGAGGTTTCGGGCGTTTTGTAAAG GTTGTGAAGCATCAAACACAACATATTTGCAGCTCAACAAGTGGAAAAGTGACAAATATGACATCCCAATCTTGG AAGAAAGTTTCAGGAGTCTGTACAACTACAAGGCGGAGATAGAGTTGAGGTCTCCGGGAAGCATTGTAGAGATTGATACAACCACAGTTGCAGCTCTGAAGCCTTGCATAGATGGGTTCTTAAATGGGTGTAGGCCATATATTAGCATAGATTCAACTCACTTGAATGGCAAATGGAATGGTCAGTTAGCTGTAGTCACTGCTTTAGATGGTCACAATTGGATGTTTCTGGTGGCATATGGGTTTATTGAGTCTGAAAATGGAGATAATTGGGCTTGGTTCATGAATCAATTGAAGAAGGCAATAGGGGACCTACCGGTATTGGCTGTTTGCACCGATGCTTGCAAGGGTCTTGAAAATGCTATCAAAAGGGTCTTTCCTGAAGCCGAGCAGCGTGAGTGCTTTAGGCACATGTACCACAATTTCCAGAAATATTTCCATGGTGATGTCTTTGGAAGGTTGTGGCCTGCTGCTCGGGCATATAGATTGGAGGTATATCAACATCACATGGCCAAGGTGTATGCGGCTTCCGATAAGGTATTGCCTTACCTAAGCAATTACCATAATCTGTTATGGATGAGGTGCATGTTTAACCCTCAAATCAAGTGTGACTACATCAATAACAATTTGGCCGAGTGTTTTAATGCTTGGGTGAAAGATATCAAGGACTTACCGATTGTTCAGCTAGCGGACAAAATTAGAGAGATGATTATGGAGCTATTTAGGAAGAGGAGAATGATTGGAGAAAGATTTGTAGGTCTAATTCTGCCATTTGTCATACATCAACTAAATGCAAAGACTAGAGGACTAGGACATCTCAAGGCCAAAGCATCAGCTGATTGGAGTGCGGAAGTGACCAATATTAACAAAGATGGTGAAAGGCATGTGGTGAAAACACTCACACATGAGTGTACTTGTCTCCAATGGCAGCACACAGGCAAGCCTTGTGACCATGCACTTGCCTTCATAAATGTTCTGCAAGCTCGGAACTTTGTCAACATGGAGGATTACGTACATGAGTACTACTCAGTTAGCAGATTCAGGGCAGCCTATGAAGGTGCAATTGAGCCCCTTACAGACAAGAATCAGTGGCCACAAGTAGATACTGGATTTGTCTTGCGTCCACCAATTCCAACAAGCAAGAAAGCTGCTGGAAGAACAAGGAAACAAAGGATAAAGGCTTGGTGGGAAGGTGGTACAAGGAAGGGGGCTCTCAACAAATGCAAAAGATGTGGCGAGCTTGGGCATAGAGAATCTGGCTGTCCtaataatggaacaaagaaaag GAACGGAAAGGGGAAAAAGAACATGTCGCCATGGTTTGATGTTTCCGTGAGCAACTTAGTCCCGTCTACACCAACAAAGAACCAAGCTGCTGCTACAACTAGCAGCCCGGGACCGACCACAAGGAGCCAAGCTGCTGCTGCTACAACTAGCAGCCCAGGACCTGTGACAAGGAGCCAATCTGCTGCTTCTACACCACTGAAATCTCCTCCAGCAAAAGGAAAGAAGATGACTCCAAAGAAGCGGAAATCAAGTGACCTGTGA
- the LOC127332608 gene encoding uncharacterized protein, whose translation MEACIATPVRRPADPSPSSPTPSPSSLRQWRPAAQRNLRNQWSRMLAAKARWLAAAADGRSHASALVNAHLSRSYMSGMDLGVLKDMPGIRDRASAKLAHKEVQCCEMLLSTYKEMVLAMSDLVKASRAMRCFSKISSSSPLVRFTDSQDDLRDSGDGGGAPVFKSISISEFEDLAQELVQMFASELQLKRLIVLEFLSINLKEGPDPSLEWSDELYDGELHKFLITELRSGDSCPLPENWRADVLQARLPDHTPAHEVLQTYKH comes from the exons ATGGAGGCGTGCATAGCCACTCCAGTTCGCCGCCCTGCCGACCCGTCCCCGTCCTCCCCAACCCCGTCGCCCTCGTCGCTGCGCCAGTGGCGGCCGGCAGCGCAGCGCAACCTGCGCAACCAGTGGTCGCGCATGCTCGCCGCCAAGGCCCGGtggctggccgccgccgccgacggacGCTCGCACGCATCCGCGCTCGTCAACGCCCACCTCTCCCGCAG TTACATGTCCGGGATGGATTTGGGGGTGCTCAAGGACATGCCGGGGATCCGCGACAGGGCGAGCGCCAAGTTGGCTCACAAGGAG GTGCAATGCTGCGAGATGCTTCTATCAACCTACAAAGAGATG GTCCTTGCCATGTCCGACTTGGTTAAAGCTTCACGAGCCATGCGGTGTTTTTCCAAAATATCTTCCAGTAGCCCACTAGTCCGGTTTACTGACTCCCAAGATGATTTGCGTGATTCAGGGGATGGTGGAGGAGCTCCAGTATTCAAATCGATATCCATCTCAGAATTCG AGGATCTTGCTCAAGAGCTTGTTCAGATGTTTGCTTCGGAGTTACAGTTgaag AGACTGATTGTCTTGGAATTTCTGTCGATCAACCTAAAGGAAGGTCCAGATCCTTCACTAGAATGGTCAGATGAGCTATATGACGGGGAATTGCACAAATTTCTGATTACTGAGCTTCGGTCTGGAGACAGTTGCCCATTGCCTGAAAACTGGAGGGCTGATGTCTTGCAGGCACGGCTACCTGACCATACTCCAGCGCATGAGGTTTTGCAG ACTTATAAGCACTAA